GCCTGCCATTGGTAGTAAAAAAACCAAGCTCGGGACGATGATTAAACCGCCCCCAATACCGAATAATCCTGCTAAAAAGCCAACAAATACCCCTAAAAATAGACAGCTTAACAAAATAGTCATTATTATTTTCCTTTTTGGTTATGTTGATGCCAACTCCGATACGGCTTGCGATTTTCCTGTTTATAAGGTTTGGCGGAGTCCTGAAAGGATTTTCTAGTCGCGTGAGAAAATTTTTCATCACGCTCGGTACGAGATTTTTCAAGCGGTCTATCTTCAGCATTTTTTTGCATATTATTTTGCAGAACCTGTGCAAATTCTTTCATTGCTTTACGATAAACATCTCGTTTAAAAGAAACGACCTGACGAACAGGATACCAAAAGCTTACCCATCGCCAGCCGTCAAATTCCGGATTTTTCGTCGTTTTTAGATTAATTAGACTTTCATCACTAATAAGTTGCAATAAAAACCAGCGCTGTTTCTGCCCAATACACACAGGACCGGAACCTTCATTGCGTACCAAGCGTTTTGGCAGCTTATATTTCAGCCAATATTTAGACGCCCAAAGTAATCGCACATCTTTCTTCGTTAAGCCGACTTCTTCATAAAGCTCACGGTACATTGCTGTTTCAATGTTTTCCCCCTCGTTAATGCCGCCTTGCGGAAATTGCCAAGAGTTTTGACCAAACCGTTTTGCCCACAGAACTTGTCCGTGCTTGTTACAGATAACGATTCCAACATTTGGGCGGTAGCCATCGAAATCGATCACTCGACCACCTAATGAATAAATTTAGAATACGGGAATTGTTTCATACTTTGAGTTGATTTGCAAAAAATCCATTAAATCCGACCGCTTGTGAATAACTTTGTGGATAACTATTGAATTTCAAGGGTATAAGCTGAGGATAACTACGCTGAACGTTGTAAAATAGAGTAGTTAATCAGATCTGAAAATACGATCTTTTTCTTAAGCAATGATCTGGATAAAGATCAAGTTGTTGATTTTTTTCTCATCAAAATAAGGTTAAATTTTAAAATGAGTAAACCGAGAAATTTTTACTTGCTAAAGCGTATTGAGTTATCCCCACCATTTGTGGATAAAGATGTGATAGTTTTTCAAAATAGGCGTGAATAACTTAAAAAAACTATTCGATATTTTGAAAATATAAAATAAAATCAAATAGTTATATTTATTTCATAGAGCTGTGAATAGGCAGGGATTTTATTGGTTGTTTTTTGTTCTATATGATGAATTAGACAAAATAGCTTAAAAAGGGGCAAAGCCCCTTTAATTGTTAAAATTTAAATTCTACTGAAGCCATCGCATAACGTTCAGGGGCGAGATAACGATTTAACCCCTCACCTGTTATGCTATTTGCAACTCCTGGGCTCGTAACACCAATAGTTCTTAGGTTATCCCAAGTCCAATATTTTTTATTAAAGAGGTTATAAACGCCTACTTTAACAATTGCTCTTTCCCCAAATTTTTTGTGTGCAACCAAATCAAATACGGTTGC
The sequence above is a segment of the Mannheimia bovis genome. Coding sequences within it:
- the rppH gene encoding RNA pyrophosphohydrolase codes for the protein MIDFDGYRPNVGIVICNKHGQVLWAKRFGQNSWQFPQGGINEGENIETAMYRELYEEVGLTKKDVRLLWASKYWLKYKLPKRLVRNEGSGPVCIGQKQRWFLLQLISDESLINLKTTKNPEFDGWRWVSFWYPVRQVVSFKRDVYRKAMKEFAQVLQNNMQKNAEDRPLEKSRTERDEKFSHATRKSFQDSAKPYKQENRKPYRSWHQHNQKGK